One Fuerstiella marisgermanici DNA window includes the following coding sequences:
- a CDS encoding type II secretion system F family protein, translating into MSAETIIPLAAFGAIACGVWAILSIFTKNKSRANERLEELRDPGSRRRRGEGNGGKMNNMIEKAAPALSKALQPKTETEESNLKVRLANAGFSSPNAPRNFLALKLVGLIVGILFGAVYGFANMGASSNSWMAFVIGGGTGFYLPEGILTLLKWSRQQKIFLQLPDALDLLVVCVEAGLGLDAGMRRVSEELASGAPEVCHELATANMQLQMGKPRREVLHDLGVRTGVDDMRSLAAILIQADRFGSSIAQALRVQSDSMRTKRRQLAEEKAQGAAVKMIFPLVLFIFPGIFVILVGPAGIQLMDNIVNAP; encoded by the coding sequence ATGAGTGCAGAAACTATAATTCCACTGGCCGCGTTTGGTGCCATCGCATGTGGCGTGTGGGCAATCCTTAGCATCTTCACGAAGAATAAATCGCGTGCGAACGAGCGATTGGAAGAGCTTCGTGACCCGGGTTCACGCCGTCGTCGTGGTGAAGGAAACGGCGGCAAGATGAACAACATGATTGAAAAGGCGGCACCCGCCCTTTCGAAAGCGTTGCAGCCGAAAACGGAAACCGAAGAAAGCAACCTGAAAGTTCGACTGGCCAACGCGGGCTTTTCCAGCCCTAACGCGCCACGCAACTTCTTGGCTTTAAAATTGGTTGGTCTGATCGTTGGTATTCTGTTCGGAGCCGTCTACGGTTTCGCAAACATGGGCGCGTCCAGCAATTCATGGATGGCGTTTGTGATCGGTGGCGGTACCGGGTTCTACCTTCCGGAAGGGATTCTGACACTGTTGAAATGGTCGCGGCAGCAGAAGATCTTTCTGCAGTTACCGGATGCGTTGGACCTGCTGGTGGTTTGCGTTGAAGCGGGCCTGGGCCTGGACGCGGGCATGCGTCGCGTGTCTGAAGAACTGGCCAGCGGTGCACCAGAAGTCTGCCACGAACTGGCGACGGCGAATATGCAGTTGCAGATGGGTAAGCCGCGCCGCGAAGTCCTGCATGACCTTGGCGTGCGTACCGGTGTAGACGATATGCGTTCACTGGCCGCGATTTTGATTCAGGCGGACCGATTCGGTTCGTCGATTGCTCAGGCACTGCGAGTTCAGTCGGACAGTATGCGAACCAAACGGCGGCAGTTGGCGGAAGAGAAGGCTCAGGGAGCAGCAGTGAAGATGATCTTCCCGCTGGTTCTGTTCATCTTCCCCGGCATCTTTGTAATTCTGGTAGGCCCTGCCGGCATCCAGTTGATGGACAACATCGTCAACGCTCCATAG
- a CDS encoding type II secretion system F family protein gives MDPVITIMIAACVGAIALVFGVGSILQSRRGSQAENRLAAFTGGKSQIGSEIADEIVRDGMASASGLFGQLAARFKNLPMFFQQAESPLKPEQFVALCGGAAAAGGLIAILVRSPPALIPVGAFAGFSCPWLWLWMKRRKRLKKFEGQLSDALELMARALRSGHSLTSGLHVVASEMPAPISKEFHKVHEEQNLGIPIDTALKNLLKRIPNMDLQFFVIAVCIQRQCGGDLAEILNKISAIVRERFKILGQVRALTGEGRISGIVLMALPPLLFAAVYYLNPDYVMILFDREEGRKMLFATGFLQILGAVCIKKIIDIKV, from the coding sequence ATGGACCCGGTCATCACAATCATGATTGCCGCCTGCGTTGGTGCAATTGCACTGGTGTTTGGCGTTGGCAGCATTCTGCAGAGCCGTCGCGGTTCTCAGGCTGAAAACCGACTGGCTGCCTTTACGGGCGGGAAATCTCAAATTGGTTCTGAGATCGCTGACGAGATCGTGCGCGACGGAATGGCGTCGGCAAGCGGTTTGTTTGGCCAGTTGGCGGCTCGATTCAAGAACCTGCCAATGTTCTTTCAGCAGGCCGAATCGCCGTTGAAGCCGGAACAGTTTGTCGCACTTTGCGGCGGAGCGGCAGCGGCAGGCGGATTGATTGCGATTCTGGTTCGCTCACCGCCCGCACTGATTCCGGTTGGTGCATTCGCAGGATTTTCATGCCCATGGCTGTGGTTGTGGATGAAACGTCGCAAGCGGCTGAAGAAATTCGAAGGTCAGTTGTCGGATGCGTTGGAACTGATGGCTCGTGCTCTCAGATCCGGTCACAGTTTGACATCCGGGCTGCACGTCGTTGCCAGTGAAATGCCGGCTCCGATTTCAAAGGAGTTCCACAAGGTTCACGAAGAGCAGAACCTGGGTATTCCCATTGATACAGCACTGAAGAATTTGCTGAAACGTATTCCCAACATGGACCTTCAGTTTTTCGTCATCGCCGTTTGTATTCAACGCCAATGCGGTGGCGACCTTGCTGAAATTCTGAACAAGATCAGTGCGATCGTACGAGAACGATTCAAGATCCTGGGCCAGGTTCGAGCTCTTACCGGTGAAGGCCGTATCAGTGGTATCGTGCTGATGGCATTGCCACCGCTGTTATTTGCCGCCGTGTATTACCTGAACCCCGACTACGTGATGATTCTGTTCGATCGTGAAGAAGGCCGCAAAATGCTGTTTGCGACGGGCTTCCTTCAGATCCTTGGTGCGGTCTGCATTAAGAAGATCATCGACATTAAGGTGTGA
- a CDS encoding CpaF family protein has translation MVAPAKPRSNNNDFETLKEHIHGKLVEKLDLTRLSELEGDSLRREIRVVVEHLCDTENPLLNRSERERLVEEVLDEAFGFGPLELLLKEEGVADIMINGPKNVFLEKGGRIIKSEVTFRDNEHLLQILDRIVSKVGRRVDETSPMVDARLPDGSRLNAIIPPLALDGPSLTIRRFGSNPLTLEDLLKFGAFTPEMVMFMEGAMKARLNIIISGGTGSGKTTLLNTLSSFISNENRIVTIEDAAEIQLQQEHVLRLETRPPNIEGKGAVTATDLVKNALRMRPDRIIIGECRGGEALDMLQAMNTGHDGSLTTVHANNPRDAISRIETLVNMSGFELPLSALRKQISSAVHLIIQASRLQGGPRKVTYVTEIVGMEQDTIVMQDIFKFVQDGIDQNGKAIGHFMSTGVRPKCIEHLEQAGVKLPPSIFAERTLRSN, from the coding sequence ATGGTTGCCCCCGCTAAACCACGCTCTAACAACAACGATTTCGAAACGCTGAAAGAGCACATTCACGGCAAGCTTGTCGAAAAGCTTGACCTGACTCGCCTTTCAGAGCTCGAAGGCGATTCGCTGCGTCGTGAAATTCGAGTTGTTGTTGAACATCTGTGTGACACAGAAAATCCGCTGCTAAACCGCTCCGAACGCGAACGTCTGGTAGAAGAAGTTCTGGACGAAGCCTTCGGTTTTGGTCCGCTGGAACTCCTTCTTAAAGAAGAAGGCGTTGCGGACATCATGATCAATGGTCCCAAAAACGTCTTCCTTGAAAAAGGCGGACGCATCATTAAGTCGGAAGTGACGTTCCGCGACAACGAACATCTGCTTCAGATTCTTGACCGTATCGTTTCGAAGGTCGGCCGTCGTGTTGACGAAACGTCACCGATGGTTGACGCTCGACTTCCAGACGGTTCACGACTGAACGCCATTATTCCACCACTGGCACTGGACGGTCCGTCACTGACGATTCGTCGGTTCGGTTCCAATCCGCTGACGCTGGAAGACCTGTTGAAGTTTGGCGCTTTCACGCCGGAAATGGTGATGTTCATGGAAGGAGCCATGAAGGCTCGCCTGAATATTATCATCAGCGGTGGTACCGGTTCTGGTAAAACGACACTGCTGAATACGCTGTCCAGCTTTATCAGCAACGAAAACCGAATCGTTACGATCGAAGACGCGGCGGAAATTCAGTTGCAGCAGGAACACGTGCTGCGATTGGAAACTCGACCACCAAATATCGAAGGTAAGGGAGCGGTCACCGCGACCGACCTGGTGAAGAACGCTTTGCGTATGCGACCTGACCGAATCATCATCGGGGAATGTCGTGGCGGCGAAGCACTGGACATGTTGCAGGCGATGAACACTGGCCACGATGGATCATTGACCACGGTTCACGCGAACAATCCTCGCGATGCGATCTCTCGTATTGAAACTCTGGTCAACATGAGTGGATTCGAACTGCCGTTGTCAGCTTTGCGGAAGCAGATTTCATCGGCCGTTCATCTGATCATTCAGGCCAGTCGACTTCAGGGCGGTCCTCGAAAAGTGACGTACGTTACAGAGATCGTCGGTATGGAGCAGGACACGATTGTCATGCAGGACATCTTTAAGTTTGTGCAGGACGGAATCGATCAGAACGGTAAGGCCATTGGACACTTCATGTCCACCGGCGTGCGGCCAAAATGTATCGAACATCTTGAGCAGGCTGGCGTGAAGCTGCCACCAAGTATTTTTGCTGAACGGACGCTTCGCAGTAACTAG